A genome region from Arachis duranensis cultivar V14167 chromosome 8, aradu.V14167.gnm2.J7QH, whole genome shotgun sequence includes the following:
- the LOC107462232 gene encoding reticulon-like protein B17, which yields MDDSSSTPQKQQDPLPMSIDPTTTTSPLRRSRTRLADRLLEPEDSPEPAVPRRRAKAGRGVQAAVAAALPSPRKSRKPRRRSEPDVRDEKDATAEEAGKPRKRRNTVRSKKEKSNPVLPPPSIPFPPTEEEEGEEEEEENGGDLERVDQVISDLIMWKDVAKSTLWFGFGSLCLLSSCFSKGLNFSIFSAMSQLAIVFLGVSFVLNTICQRNQVEKKREFKLKEDDILHLAKLILPTLNLTISVTRELFSGEPSMTLKVAPFLLLGAEYGHFITIWRLCAIGFLISFTAPKLYSCYTEKINQRADRFTLWLLDIWCTCTHKKKLVVSALMAFWNLSSIKTRIYTAFMLLVLFRYLKQHVVQQLEKGEAQVAEEEQQQATVVAPREEKEPPATVVAGTEEMETAQALVVVRTEEMEPRQALVVSGEKRCAETR from the exons atGGATGATTCTTCTTCTACACCACAGAAACAACAAGACCCTCTTCCCATGTCAATCGACCCCACCACCACCACTTCGCCCCTCCGCAGGTCCAGGACACGCCTTGCCGACCGCCTTCTCGAACCGGAGGATTCGCCGGAACCCGCCGTGCCGCGAAGGAGGGCCAAGGCGGGAAGAGGGGTACAGGCGGCGGTCGCGGCGGCACTGCCATCTCCCAGAAAGTCTCGGAAGCCGAGGAGGCGCTCCGAGCCTGACGTTCGGGACGAGAAGGACGCTACGGCGGAAGAGGCTGGAAAACCTAGAAAGCGAAGGAACACAGTGCGGTCcaagaaggaaaaatcaaaCCCGGTGCTCCCACCACCTTCAATCCCATTTCCTCCAA ctgaagaagaagaaggcgaagaagaagaagaagagaatggaggTGATTTGGAGCGTGTTGATCAGGTGATCAGTGATTTGATCATGTGGAAAGATGTGGCTAAATCAACcctttggtttggttttgggtCTCTCTGCCTCTTATCTTCTTGCTTTTCCAAAGGACTCAACTTTAG CATTTTCTCGGCAATGTCACAATTGGCTATTGTTTTTCTTGGTGTCTCCTTTGTCCTAAACACAATTTGCCAAAG GAACCAGGTTGAGAAAAAGCGCGAGTTCAAGCTGAAAGAAGATGACATTTTGCACCTTGCAAAATTGATTCTGCCTACTTTGAATCTCACAATTTCAGTTACAAGAGAGCTGTTTTCAGGAGAACCATCCATGACCCTCAAA GTAGCTCCTTTCCTTTTACTAGGTGCGGAATATGGACACTTTATTACAATCTGGAGGCTGTGTGCCATTG GGTTTTTAATCAGCTTCACTGCTCCGAAGCTTTATTCTTGCTACACCGAAAAGATAAACCAAAGAG CTGATCGCTTTACATTATGGTTGTTGGACATATGGTGTACTTGTACTCACAAGAAGAAACTAGTAGTATCAGCACTTATGGCTTTCTGGAATCTTTCCTCGATAAAAACTCGAATCTACACAG CTTTTATGTTGCTGGTattatttagatatttaaagcAACATGTTGTGCAACAACTAGAAAAGGGAGAAGCACAAGTAGCTGAGGAGGAACAACAGCAGGCAACGGTGGTGGCACCAAGGGAGGAAAAGGAACCACCGGCTACTGTGGTGGCAGGAACTGAGGAAATGGAAACAGCACAGGCACTAGTGGTGGTAAGAACAGAGGAAATGGAACCACGGCAGGCATTGGTGGTTAGTGGGGAAAAAAGATGTGCTGAAACTAGGTGA